TAGTGTAAAGCTTTTCAAGAAGTTCTTTAATCTTTGGATCTTTCAGCTTCTCAGGATGTTCCAGCCTGAGCATATCCTGATAAATTTTTTTGTAATTGGGGCGCATCTTATTTCTTTTTATCCGTTAGTACTGTCACTCTTTTGAAGCCATCTGTGGAGTGTACTTTTAGGAATGGAATATTCTTTAATGACCTCTCCCTGCGTCATCTCTCCGGAAAGAATTCTTTTCATAATAAAATCTTTAATTTCCTGAGTATAAATATTTTTTCTGAAATAAGGGATTTTTTCAGATTTCTGCTGGCTCTTATTCACTGCAGACGGTGGAGCATATAAGATCAGGTGAGAACTGTAAATCCTGAAAAAGTCATATTCTAATAATTTACTCCATCGTAAAAGAAGGTCAGCGTCCAGAGATTTGCTTTTATACATCTTTTCAACGGATTCTTCATCACTGCCTAAAAATTTGCAGATCCTCTCCATGGTTATTTCACTTTCATCAATCTTCTCCTGAATAAATTTCCCAATATGGATTTCTTTATATAACATTTTTATTGAATATTATCTTTTGTTTAAAATTTATACATCAAAAAATGAAAATAGGTGTTTTGTATTATTGTTTACAGCAGAGTATAATTCACTTATATATGAGATTGGAAAAGATAAAATAAAGGTTCGGGTATCTTTAAATACACGGAATAAGGTCAAAATCTTCGCAAATTCGATTAGGACAAATCTGATATATTAAAAGGAGGTAGGTATCGTCTATTTAATGTATCTTTTGGGATATATTCCTTATTATCAATGGGTTTTATCTTTCTTCCTCTTTTTCTAGCTTCTTCTTTCTGCCATTTGTGTAAATAATATATAACCTATTAAAGTTTTTTGATGTAACACTGTTTATTCTCAGCTGTGTTTTGATATACAGCTGTTTATATATAGAATGTTTTTGATTAGTACCGGATAATTGCTTATCTGCTTTCAAATTTAGACAAAATTAAAAATAAAACCAGTCGGAAATATATAAAAGTCTATTTATGATCAGATTTTAATTAAAATTAACATAATATGTAATCGTATGTGTGATTTATTTTAAAAGAAACGATGATAATAATAAAAAGGTGGAAAAAGAAAAAATTGTATACCATCCGGCAAGTCCATACCTTTGCACATCAATGAAAAATACCATTAGCTTATTCGATTTTTCGAAGAAAATAAATTATAAAAACGAACTGCTGGCAGGCTTTACCGTAGCGATGACAATGATTCCTGAGTCACTTTCATTTGCTATTCTGGCAGGGCTTTCCCCACTTATCGGACTTTATGCCGCTTTTATGATGGGGCTCGTAACGGCTGTTTTGGGAGGACGTCCGGGAATGGTTTCCGGAGGAGCAGGAGCAACCATCGTGGTACTGATTGCTCTCATAAAATCTCATGGAGTAGAATATCTCTTTGCAACCGTAGCATTGGCAGGAATTCTCCAGATGTTAGTAGGTATTTTTAAACTAGGAAAATTTGTAAGGCTTATTCCACAGCCGGTTATGTATGGATTTCTGAATGGACTGGCGGTCATTATTTTTATGGCCCAGATTGAACAGTTTAGAATTACAGACAGTAATGGAGCAGTAGGCTGGCTTCAGGGAGTTCCTTTATATATTATGGCAGGATTAACTGCTCTTACAATTGCTATCGTTTATTTTTTTCCAAAAATTACCAAAGCTGTTCCCGCTTCCTTAGTGGCCATTATAGTGGTATTTGCTGTTGTTCTGGGTTTTAATATCCCAACAAAAACAGTAGTGGATATTGCTCATATAAGCGGAAGTCTCCCAAGTTTTCATATCCCAAACGTTCCTTTTTCTATGGAAACATTGCAGATTATCTTTCCATACGCCTTAATTATGGCGGGTGTAGGTCTTATTGAGTCTCTTCTGACTTTATCAATGGTAGACGAAATTACCAATTCTAAAGGAAGTGCAAACAAAGAATCGCTCGCTCAGGGACTTGCTAATATTACCAATGGATTTTTTGGAGGAATGGGTGGCTGCGCAATGGTAGCACAGACACTGGTGAATCTTAATGCGGGGTCCAGAGCCCGGTTGTCAGGAATTATAGCCTCTGTAATGATTTTGCTGATTATTCTCTTTGGTGCTCCTGTTATAGAGAAAATTCCTATGGCAGCTCTGGTAGGAGTGATGATGATGGTGGCTGTCAGTACATTCCAGTGGGTTTCTATCAGAATTATAAATAAAATGCCGAAGACTGATATATTGGTGGGAGTTACAGTGGCTTTGATAACCATACTTCTGCATAATCTTGCGCTGGCCGTTCTGATAGGAGTCATTATCTCTGCATTGGTTTTTGCCTGGGATAACGCCAAACGAATCAGAGCCAGAAAACATACTGATGAGAATGGAGTGAAGCATTACGAAATATATGGACCTCTTTTTTTTGGTTCAGTGACAGCATTTACAGATAAGTTTGATCCTGCGGATGATCCGGATCAGGTGGTTATTGATTTTAAAGAAAGCCGTATTGTGGATATGAGTGCGATAGATGCCTTAGATAAGTTATCGAAACGATATAAAGAACAAAATAAAACATTACACTTACGACATCTCAGCGAGGACTGCCGAAAAATATTGAAAAATGCCGAAGCAGTAGTTGAAATTAATATTGAAGAAGACCCTACTTATAAGGTAATTCCGGAAAAATAGGAAAAAGGCAATAGTGAATTTTTATCAATTATCAATTAAACTATATAAACCACCTCAATAACCAGACAAGGACTGTAAGATAAATCTCCAGTCCTTGCTTGTTTAGGTTATTAATGTATTCGCGATAAAATCAGGCACTAAAGCATAGTGCGACAATTTCATGCTGATGGAAGCTCGTCCGCTTGTCAGCGTTCTCAGATCGGAAATATACCCAAAAGTTGAAGCTAACGGAACTTCCGCTGCAAAAATCTTTCTTCCTGATCTTTCATCAATAGAAGTAATGATTCCTCTTCTTCTGTTGATATCCGCAGTGACAGCCCCCGTATATTCCTCAATACTTTGAATCTCTATCTGCATGACAGGCTCCATCAATTTAGGACTGCATCCTCTGGCAGCGGCTTTGAATCCTTCTCTGGCAGCAATTTCAAAATCAAATGCAGAAGAATCCTGAGCATGAAAAGAACCATCCAGAAGGGTAATCTTCATGTTTTCCAGAGGATATCCTTTTAATGGACCGTGCTCCATTGCTTCTTTGAATCCTTTTTCAACAGAAGGAATAAATTCAGTTGGGATGACACCTCCTTTGATTACATTGACAAACTCCAGTCCATATTCTTTGTCATTCCTTGGTCCGATTTCAAAACTGATATCAGCGAACTGACCGCTTCCTCCGTTTTGTTTGGAAAGCTTTTCTCTATGGATTTTAGTTCCCGTTAAGATCTCACGGTAAGAAACTTTAGGTCTTCCCTGATTGATTTCAATACCATGATTCAGACGTATTTTTTCCAAAGTAACCTCAAGGTGAAGTTCTCCCAGCCCACTCAATAAAGTCTCTCCAGTCTGTTTGTCTCTCTCAACAACTAAAGAAGGATCCTCCTCCTTAATTTTAGCCAGTACCAAACCAAAAGATTTCTCATCACCATTCGTTTTCGGTTCAATAGCAACTCTGATAACAGGAGTTGGGATGGTAATCGCTTCCAGTAATATTGGATTGTCCAGAGAAGATAAAGAATCTCCGGTTTTGGCATCCTTTATTCCCGTTAAAGCAACAATATCTCCCGCTTTAGCTTCATCCATTGATAATGTTTTATCCGACTGCATCTGTAAAATTCTCGAAATCCTAAAACTTTCACCCGTTCTTACATTCAGTATCGTATCTCCGGATTTTATCACTCCGGAATAAACACGAAGCATGGCCAATCTTCCCATATGTTTATCAATCACGACTTTGAAAACAAGTCCCGAAAAAGAAGCCGCTTCATTTCTTTCCAATATTACAGCTTCTTCTGTATGAGGATCTCTTCCCTGAAGGTCAGCAAGCTGATCCGGAGCTGGAAGATAAGTTACCACAGCATCAAGAAGAGGCTGGATTCCCTTATTTTTAAAGGCAGAACCACAGAGAACAGGAACAGCTGCTCCGGATCTGCAGACTCTTTGCATAGCCTCTACGATCATTTCAACGGTGACTGTATTTTCGGTATTCATAAAAATGTCAAAGAAAGTCTCATCATATTCTGCAAGAGTCTCCATTAATTTCATTCTATATTCATCAGCTTCAGTACGGGATGCAGTTGGAATGTCTTTTTCAACAATGATTTCCCCATTTTCATCGGTCCAGTATAAGGCTTTCATTTTGACAAGATCAATGACTCCTTCAAAATGTACTTCAGCGCCAATTGGAATCTGAAGAGCAATAGGAATGGCATTCAGCTTGGTTTTTATCTCATGTACAACCGCAAAGAAGTCTGCCCCAATTCTGTCCATTTTATTAATGAAACAAATTTTAGAAGTGCCATGTTTTTCAGCCTGGTACCATACATTTTCAGTTTGCGGTTGCACACCGGATGAAGCGCAGAAAACTGCGACAACACTGTCCAGAATCCTTAGAGAACGTTCTACTTCCACTGCGAAATCAATGTGTCCTGGAGTATCAATAATATTGATATTATACACTTTATGATCTTTTTTCCATTGCGTTGAAACAGCAGCTGAAGAAATGGTGATCCCTCGGTTTCTTTCCTGAATATCCTTGTCCATGGTGGTGTTTCCATCATCTACATTACCGATTTTATGAATGAGTCCCGTGTAATACAGAAGCCTTTCCGATAAAGTTGTTTTTCCTGCATCTACATGTGCTATGATCCCTATATTTCGTGTGTTGTATTTCATTTTGTTTGATTTAAATTGTTGATTTTTAGATTTGTATTTTGAAAAGGTTCTGAAAATAATGAACACAAAATACACTCCGGCTTGATAAAACCGGCAAAACTTTTTTGTATTTTGAGTTGAGAAAAATTTTCAGAGATATTAACAAATAACAGAAGTTGTTTAAATTGTTAAAGTCTGAAAATAAGGCAGCAAAAAAGACCTATCCGAATAGATAGGTCTTCAATATATTTTTGGGTATAAAAGATCTATAGAACTATTCAGATAAATATTCAGTGCTGCCAAAGAACACAGCTCTGACAGGATGGCTTAAAGTTATAATATTTATCATTTTTGTTGACATTATTGATTGTTAATCGGTTGCGAAATTATAATTTTTTTTTGATTTCCAAAGAATTTTTGAAAATATTTTTTTTACGACCGGAAATTAAACGGTTCATAAATCAGCTTCTGAGAGTCTGTGAAATTTTTCAATTTTCATAAAAATATCTTAAAAC
This genomic window from Chryseobacterium sp. MEBOG06 contains:
- a CDS encoding transposase, producing MLYKEIHIGKFIQEKIDESEITMERICKFLGSDEESVEKMYKSKSLDADLLLRWSKLLEYDFFRIYSSHLILYAPPSAVNKSQQKSEKIPYFRKNIYTQEIKDFIMKRILSGEMTQGEVIKEYSIPKSTLHRWLQKSDSTNG
- a CDS encoding SulP family inorganic anion transporter encodes the protein MKNTISLFDFSKKINYKNELLAGFTVAMTMIPESLSFAILAGLSPLIGLYAAFMMGLVTAVLGGRPGMVSGGAGATIVVLIALIKSHGVEYLFATVALAGILQMLVGIFKLGKFVRLIPQPVMYGFLNGLAVIIFMAQIEQFRITDSNGAVGWLQGVPLYIMAGLTALTIAIVYFFPKITKAVPASLVAIIVVFAVVLGFNIPTKTVVDIAHISGSLPSFHIPNVPFSMETLQIIFPYALIMAGVGLIESLLTLSMVDEITNSKGSANKESLAQGLANITNGFFGGMGGCAMVAQTLVNLNAGSRARLSGIIASVMILLIILFGAPVIEKIPMAALVGVMMMVAVSTFQWVSIRIINKMPKTDILVGVTVALITILLHNLALAVLIGVIISALVFAWDNAKRIRARKHTDENGVKHYEIYGPLFFGSVTAFTDKFDPADDPDQVVIDFKESRIVDMSAIDALDKLSKRYKEQNKTLHLRHLSEDCRKILKNAEAVVEINIEEDPTYKVIPEK
- the fusA gene encoding elongation factor G, translated to MKYNTRNIGIIAHVDAGKTTLSERLLYYTGLIHKIGNVDDGNTTMDKDIQERNRGITISSAAVSTQWKKDHKVYNINIIDTPGHIDFAVEVERSLRILDSVVAVFCASSGVQPQTENVWYQAEKHGTSKICFINKMDRIGADFFAVVHEIKTKLNAIPIALQIPIGAEVHFEGVIDLVKMKALYWTDENGEIIVEKDIPTASRTEADEYRMKLMETLAEYDETFFDIFMNTENTVTVEMIVEAMQRVCRSGAAVPVLCGSAFKNKGIQPLLDAVVTYLPAPDQLADLQGRDPHTEEAVILERNEAASFSGLVFKVVIDKHMGRLAMLRVYSGVIKSGDTILNVRTGESFRISRILQMQSDKTLSMDEAKAGDIVALTGIKDAKTGDSLSSLDNPILLEAITIPTPVIRVAIEPKTNGDEKSFGLVLAKIKEEDPSLVVERDKQTGETLLSGLGELHLEVTLEKIRLNHGIEINQGRPKVSYREILTGTKIHREKLSKQNGGSGQFADISFEIGPRNDKEYGLEFVNVIKGGVIPTEFIPSVEKGFKEAMEHGPLKGYPLENMKITLLDGSFHAQDSSAFDFEIAAREGFKAAARGCSPKLMEPVMQIEIQSIEEYTGAVTADINRRRGIITSIDERSGRKIFAAEVPLASTFGYISDLRTLTSGRASISMKLSHYALVPDFIANTLIT